In Campylobacter concisus, the following are encoded in one genomic region:
- the icmH gene encoding type IVB secretion system protein IcmH/DotU: MNENQNETSVLSQTNLLGLGTNLALDHVLPLLLLANRVSKLQNFSQSEMANLREKLINDILSTTSKISNLGIYEEDDIIRLRYCLCVFIDESLLKNEIFMNSFWANNTLTTRFFNENLGGNKFFGIMDKWFENVGKNKDFLEFIYACLVLGYKGKYETQEDCNEKISYLCENIAAAVSPLIKADENVFEKSYLKQTKKSFLEVFSLKRLKFYFILLAIAMIAAAFLYSTYSMDQNNIRNDSVLNNKIENFMDNK; encoded by the coding sequence ATGAACGAAAATCAAAATGAAACCTCAGTTTTAAGTCAAACAAATCTTTTGGGTCTTGGTACAAATCTTGCACTAGATCATGTGTTGCCATTACTTCTTTTGGCAAATAGGGTTTCAAAATTACAAAATTTTTCACAAAGTGAAATGGCAAATTTACGTGAAAAATTGATAAATGATATCTTAAGCACTACTTCAAAGATATCAAACCTAGGCATTTATGAGGAAGACGATATTATTAGGCTTAGATATTGCCTTTGTGTTTTTATAGATGAGAGCTTGCTAAAAAATGAAATTTTTATGAACAGCTTTTGGGCCAATAATACCCTGACAACAAGATTTTTTAATGAAAATCTAGGTGGAAATAAATTCTTTGGCATTATGGATAAGTGGTTTGAAAATGTTGGCAAAAATAAAGATTTCTTGGAATTTATATATGCTTGTTTGGTGCTTGGTTATAAAGGAAAATATGAAACCCAAGAAGATTGCAATGAAAAAATCTCTTATCTTTGTGAAAATATAGCTGCAGCCGTTTCTCCGCTCATAAAGGCCGATGAAAATGTATTTGAAAAGAGCTACTTAAAACAGACAAAGAAAAGCTTTCTTGAGGTATTTTCGCTAAAGCGCTTAAAATTTTATTTCATTTTGCTAGCCATTGCTATGATCGCAGCTGCATTTTTATATAGTACATATTCTATGGATCAAAACAATATCAGAAACGATAGTGTTCTAAATAATAAGATAGAGAATTTTATGGATAACAAGTAA
- the tssK gene encoding type VI secretion system baseplate subunit TssK — MSEKLKVVWYNGMNVDKVHFEQQERYFERNLNLKTVSSFSNLYGVLDLEISSDLLLQGKIGLTKISCISQDGTIFNAPDQDELPEPLEISPSELNSAIIVLKLPISSGLVDISLQNNLPNLKFTAKQALISSRVHDEASNDILNELDDKDDFELSSAFTQDKENLILASQRSSLGVFGSKMPYELSIPICKIKNIDLNKQITLDEKFIPTCIDISKNTFITNFIEELSFATKQHQESYFGLLGGVDQAKNRLDFSTYLTLNMLKKWHLIFSYLLKKDKFHPEYLYEKLVDFQADLLALSHDNSFSEFIAYDHNNLTQTFVPLINNLRLLFSHILSPKYIMAQIVKNNHGFYDCIFDNPSIIENSEIYFAIHSDTKNEYLLKNFKEQCKIHTQSNIKGIVSSQLRGINVEQISVVPSTLPKLNDYIYYKIDKKDEIFKSFANQNVISVYITANLPNADIKMWALL; from the coding sequence ATGTCTGAAAAGCTAAAAGTCGTTTGGTATAACGGAATGAACGTTGATAAGGTTCATTTCGAGCAGCAAGAAAGATATTTTGAGAGAAATTTAAACCTAAAAACCGTCTCTTCTTTTTCAAATTTATACGGTGTTTTAGATTTAGAAATTTCAAGCGATCTTTTGCTTCAAGGCAAAATAGGGCTAACTAAAATTTCTTGTATCTCTCAAGATGGTACGATTTTTAACGCGCCAGATCAAGATGAATTGCCAGAACCGCTTGAGATAAGCCCAAGTGAGCTAAACTCAGCCATTATAGTGCTAAAACTACCTATTAGCTCAGGTTTAGTTGATATTAGCTTGCAAAATAATTTACCAAACCTAAAATTTACAGCCAAGCAAGCACTTATCAGCTCAAGAGTGCATGATGAAGCTAGCAATGATATATTAAACGAGCTAGACGATAAAGATGATTTTGAACTATCTTCTGCCTTTACACAAGATAAAGAAAATCTAATCTTAGCAAGCCAAAGATCATCTCTTGGAGTATTTGGCTCAAAGATGCCTTACGAGCTTAGCATACCAATTTGTAAAATAAAAAATATAGACCTAAATAAGCAAATAACACTTGACGAAAAATTTATTCCAACTTGTATTGATATCAGTAAAAATACCTTTATAACAAATTTTATAGAGGAACTTAGCTTTGCTACAAAGCAACATCAAGAGAGTTATTTTGGGTTGCTAGGAGGTGTTGATCAAGCTAAAAATAGACTTGATTTTTCAACATATTTAACACTAAATATGCTAAAAAAATGGCATTTAATATTCTCTTATTTGTTAAAGAAAGATAAATTTCATCCAGAGTATTTGTATGAAAAATTAGTTGATTTTCAGGCTGATCTGTTGGCACTTAGTCATGATAATAGTTTTAGCGAATTTATTGCCTACGATCACAATAACCTAACTCAAACTTTTGTGCCTTTGATAAATAATCTAAGACTTTTATTCTCACATATCTTATCTCCAAAATATATAATGGCACAAATTGTTAAAAACAATCATGGCTTTTATGACTGTATTTTTGATAATCCAAGCATTATTGAAAACTCAGAAATTTATTTTGCTATTCACAGCGATACGAAAAATGAGTATCTTCTTAAAAATTTCAAAGAGCAATGCAAAATCCATACTCAATCAAATATAAAAGGCATAGTATCTTCACAGCTAAGGGGTATAAACGTAGAGCAAATTTCTGTTGTTCCTAGCACTTTACCAAAGTTAAACGATTATATCTATTATAAGATAGACAAAAAAGATGAAATTTTTAAAAGCTTTGCAAATCAAAATGTGATTAGCGTTTATATAACGGCAAATTTACCAAATGCTGACATTAAAATGTGGGCTTTATTATAA
- the tssJ gene encoding type VI secretion system lipoprotein TssJ: MKKIFKFLSFLVFMLFITGCAKDLIISNMPNSNLNYHGDNVPITIIAYKLRDVAKFKEASIIDLAERNGEILGYDKIDSIKTQIQPNTNRYAFTNVYPDEVPYVGILVLYADQSKTNIKAYKATKEIKEKNIVFEITKNGVNVLDASSSKIQASK, from the coding sequence ATGAAAAAAATATTTAAATTTCTATCTTTTTTAGTATTTATGCTATTTATTACAGGATGCGCAAAAGATCTTATTATAAGCAATATGCCAAATTCAAATTTAAACTATCATGGCGATAATGTTCCTATAACTATCATAGCTTATAAATTAAGAGATGTGGCTAAATTTAAAGAAGCTAGCATTATAGATCTAGCTGAGAGAAATGGTGAAATACTTGGCTATGACAAGATTGACTCTATAAAAACACAAATTCAGCCAAATACAAATAGATATGCTTTTACAAATGTATATCCTGATGAAGTTCCGTATGTTGGTATTTTGGTACTTTATGCTGATCAGAGCAAGACAAATATCAAGGCTTACAAGGCTACAAAAGAGATAAAAGAAAAAAATATAGTTTTTGAAATAACAAAAAATGGCGTAAATGTTTTAGACGCTAGTAGCTCTAAAATACAAGCAAGCAAATAA
- the tssB gene encoding type VI secretion system contractile sheath small subunit, whose amino-acid sequence MADNLIPPKERINIVYKTKTNDQEADVELPLKLMVVANLTGENQTPLEDREVISINKINFDQVMKSLDIHTNFSVKNKLNSNNEDLNIDLDFESIHDFNPDNIINQIPELKKLLQLRKALVALKGPMGNMPDFRKAVLEAIKDEDSRKQLLLEIKDEQDKE is encoded by the coding sequence ATGGCAGATAATCTAATCCCACCAAAAGAACGCATAAATATAGTTTATAAAACTAAGACAAATGACCAAGAGGCCGATGTAGAGCTTCCATTAAAACTTATGGTAGTTGCAAATTTAACTGGTGAAAATCAAACTCCACTTGAAGATCGTGAAGTAATCTCTATCAATAAAATAAATTTTGATCAGGTTATGAAAAGCTTAGATATTCATACAAATTTCTCTGTAAAAAATAAGCTAAATTCTAATAATGAAGATTTAAATATTGACCTTGATTTTGAGAGCATCCATGATTTTAATCCAGATAATATTATAAATCAAATTCCTGAGCTAAAAAAACTCTTACAGCTTAGAAAAGCTTTAGTTGCGCTAAAAGGTCCTATGGGCAATATGCCTGATTTTAGAAAAGCGGTTTTAGAAGCTATAAAAGATGAAGATAGTAGAAAACAACTTCTTTTAGAGATTAAAGACGAACAAGATAAGGAATAA
- a CDS encoding type VI secretion system domain-containing protein, translating to MQDNFCNKFNEDFLENELYISLTDEMSKYKTLMHDSIKWDYVFSSSLKALSEFSLDAKLLNFLAISAINLNDKEAFKTLIKAFAFFLSILKKEPNLLAKNEKQLPAKKKIIAQTIELFAQANDKALDQADAKAFNDLVPELSQELGTRFDTLYIEEKKEETLKAKEPKVITKTEPTYHQSISFSSNDISTFNDREFREYFINLSLMLLKSDIKNFTAYSLIFEAMWGRIKALPSSSDQITQIRYPDENLIMLFKKSNEPNLDNLEKFIRNLALNPFWIGGIKIFCEFLNSTGLARQSDLVCDMVLNFIDKFPDIKKLKFQSGEAFFSEDINKFFIKSNSLEFTSSNDSKKDMSFEDLIKELDKSKHASSAQSELNFMLELSKIFTAQGMNNNAKATYAQIVNFIENTELKDYLSDIYIKAKTFV from the coding sequence GTGCAAGATAATTTTTGTAATAAATTTAATGAAGATTTTTTAGAGAATGAGCTTTATATTAGTTTAACTGATGAAATGTCAAAGTATAAAACTTTGATGCATGATAGCATAAAGTGGGATTATGTATTTAGCTCATCTTTAAAGGCATTAAGTGAATTTAGTCTTGACGCCAAGCTTTTAAATTTCTTAGCGATTTCTGCTATAAATTTAAATGACAAAGAGGCTTTTAAGACACTTATAAAAGCCTTTGCTTTTTTTCTATCTATTTTGAAAAAAGAGCCAAATTTACTCGCAAAAAATGAAAAACAACTACCTGCTAAAAAAAAGATAATAGCTCAAACAATAGAGCTTTTTGCGCAAGCTAATGATAAAGCTTTGGATCAAGCTGACGCAAAAGCGTTTAATGACCTTGTGCCTGAGCTTTCGCAAGAGCTTGGTACACGTTTTGATACACTTTATATAGAAGAAAAAAAAGAAGAAACTTTAAAAGCCAAAGAGCCAAAAGTAATTACTAAAACTGAGCCAACTTACCATCAAAGCATTTCATTTAGTAGCAATGACATTAGTACATTTAATGATAGAGAATTTAGAGAATATTTTATAAATTTATCACTAATGCTTTTAAAGAGTGATATTAAAAATTTTACCGCTTATTCTTTAATTTTTGAAGCAATGTGGGGCAGAATAAAGGCACTTCCATCAAGTAGCGATCAAATAACACAGATACGTTATCCTGATGAAAATCTAATTATGCTTTTTAAAAAAAGTAACGAACCAAATCTTGACAACTTAGAAAAATTTATAAGAAATTTAGCACTTAACCCATTTTGGATAGGAGGCATTAAGATATTTTGCGAGTTTTTAAATAGTACTGGACTTGCAAGGCAAAGTGATCTTGTTTGTGATATGGTTTTAAATTTTATTGATAAATTTCCAGATATAAAAAAGCTTAAATTTCAAAGCGGAGAAGCTTTTTTTAGTGAAGATATAAACAAATTTTTTATTAAAAGTAACTCTTTGGAATTTACTTCCAGCAATGATAGTAAAAAAGATATGAGTTTTGAAGATCTAATAAAAGAACTAGATAAAAGTAAGCATGCTTCAAGTGCTCAAAGTGAGCTTAATTTTATGCTTGAATTATCAAAAATTTTTACTGCACAAGGCATGAATAATAATGCAAAAGCTACCTATGCACAAATAGTTAATTTTATAGAAAACACCGAGCTTAAAGATTATTTATCAGATATATATATAAAGGCAAAAACATTTGTGTGA